The genomic DNA CCCCGGGTGAATGGAGAACCGCCGATGGCCGCAGGAGCCGCCGACCCGTCCCGCAGTGGACGCCCCCCGCACGAGGGGGAGCGCTCGATCGGGGAGCTGTTCGCCGCGGCCAGCGCCGACCTGTCGGCATTGGTGCACGACGAGATCGCGCTCGCCAAGGCGGAGATCCGGGCCGATGTGAAGCGCGGCGTCTCCGGTGGCGTCTCGCTCACCGTCGCGGGTGTGGTGGCGCTGGCGTCGATCCCGATGCTGAGCTTCGCCGCCGCGTACGGCCTGCAGGCGCTCGGGCTGACCCTGGGCTGGTCGTTCCTGATCGTGGGCGGCGCGTACCTGCTGCTGGCCGCGCTGCTGGGCCTGCTGTCGCTGCGCTCGTTCAAGAAGATCCAGAAGCCGGAGCGCACCATCGCCGGTGCCCAGGCCACCGCCGAGGTGCTGAAGAACGCCAGGCCGCGGCCGGCCACCAAGGAGGAGATCGACCGGGCGCTGGGCCGGATCCCGTAGGCACCGGGAGTGCCGGGAGGGTGTTCCCGGCACGGGTATGACAGGCTGCGGGGTATGTCGTTGGACCAGAAGCCCGTGGAGCAACAGCCCGGAACGTCGGCGGGCACCTCGGTGGAGCCGGTTGCGGCGGCCCCCGTGCCGGCCTGGAGCGTCCGCTCCCCCGGCCCGTGGACCCACCGGGACGTGGCCGCCAACGGCGCCCGGTTCCACATCGCCGAGGTCGGCGACGGGCCGCTGGTGCTGCTGGTGCACGGCTGGCCGCAGTACTGGTGGGCCTGGCGGCACCAGCTCACCGCGCTGGCCGAGGCCGGCTACCGGGCGGTGGCGGTGGACCTGCGCGGGATGGGCGGCAGCGACCGCACCCCGCGCGGCTACGACCCCGGCAACCTGGCGCTGGACATCACCGGGGTGATCCGTTCGCTCGGTGAGCGGCGGGCGCACCTGGTCGGCCACGCCACCGGTGGCACGCTCGCCTGGGTCGCGGCGGTGATGCGCCCCTCGGTGATCCAGAGCCTGACCGTGGTCTCCGCCGCGCACCCGCGGCACCTGCGCAAGGCGCTGCTGACCGACCGGCGGCAGATGGCCGCCTTCGACCACGTGCTGGGCTTCCAGCGGCCGTGGATCCCGGAGCGCCGGCTGGTCGCGGACGACGGCGCGCTGGTCGGCGAGTACCTGCGGGCCTGGACCGGCCCGAACGCGCTGGAGCCGGACGCGGTCACCGCGTACCGGAAGGCGATCCAGGTGCCGAGCACCGCGCACTGCTCGATCGAGCCGTACCGCTGGCTGCTGCGCTCGATGGCGCGGCCCGACGGCATCCAGTTCGCCCGGCGGATGAAGCGGCCGATCACCGCGCCGACCCTGCACCTGCAGGGGGCGGCGGACCCGGTGCTGCTCTCGCACACCGCGCTGGGCGCGGACGAGTACGTGCAGGCGCCGTACCGGTGGCGGCTGATGCCCGGGGTGGGGCACTTCCCGCACGAGGAGACGCCGGATCAGGTCACCGCGGAGCTGCTGGACTGGATCGGCAGCCACAAGGGCTGACGGTGGGCCAGTAGCGGAACCTGACAGACAAGTTCATATGACAATCGCATAGGACAGGTGCATCCCCCGGAGGCGGTTACTCCGCCCGGCCCCCGGGAATCCCTCCGGTATGACCTGGATGCCCGATCGCGAGGAAGCGCCGCGCCGACGCCGCCGCAGCGCCGGCTCGCAGCAGCACTCGTCCCACCAGCCCGAATGGCCCTACGAGCCCTACCAGGCGACCGGAAGGCCACAACGCGGCGGGGGCTACCGGCTGGGCATCCCGCGGATCATCGGCCGCCGGGCCCGCTGGGTGGGCGCACGACTGAGGCGCGAGGCCTGAGCCCCGCGCCCCTGAAGTCCCTGTGCGTCGGAGAGCCCCGTGCGTCAGAGAGCCCCTGTGTCAGGGGATCCCTGCGCGTCGGGGAGCCCCTGTGCGTCAGACCAGCACGGTCGGCGAGACCGCGGTGAACCAGAGCAGCACGAAGGTCGCGATCGTCATCACCGGGACCAGGATCTTGGTCTCGACGTTGTTGCCGGTGCGCTTGATCAGCACGATCTCGTAGCGCTCCTTGTGCGGCCACAGCAGCGGTGCGCCCTGCTTGGTGATGCAGTCGCCGAGCAGGTGCGCCAGCGAGCCCAGAGCGACCGCGTACGGCAGCCAGCCCGGGGCGCTGGGCATCCAGTTGTTCATGCCCGCGGTGCCGAGCACGGACATGCCCATCACGGTCACCCAGGCGGTCGGCCCGTCGCCCGGCGGGTGCAGGCGCAGCGCCTTGATCGCCATGGCCAGCAGGAAGAAGGTCAGGCCGAGGGTGAAGCCGCGGCCGATGAAGGTGATCCCGGCCCAGCTGCCGACGCCCGTCAGCGCGACGAACAGCAGCGAGTGGGTGGCCTTGCGGTGCCCGCCGGAGACCCAGGCGACGAACTGGCAGATCACCTTGGAGACCGGGCCGAGGAAGTTGGCGATGGTGCCGTCGTGGTGGTCCAGGTCCGGCAGCAGGGCCGCGCCGGCGCACAGCACGGTGCCCATCAGGATGTCGGCCGGCTGCAGGTGGATGCCCAGCAGCGGGGGCAGGAACGGCGCCGAGGCCGCGTACAGCATCGCGCCGCTGACCGCGTGCGAGTGACCCATCATGACGCTTCCCAGACCTCCCGTCGGGCTCCCGCCGTGGCGGCCCGGGTGAGCCGAACGGGTGAGCGCGGCCGACGTTATCAGGCGGGACGGACAGTCCGTCAGGGGTGATCGCGGCACCCCGGGGCGTTGCGGTCGCGCCGCCCCCGGGAGGTCGCCCGGGAGGTCGCCGGGAGGTCAGAGCGCGCAGCCCTCGGTGTCGACCGGGGAGGTCGCGGTGGCTCCCTGGGCGACGTCCTCGCGGACCTCGGCCGAGGTCAGCACGTAGCCGGTGTCGGAGCTGTCCAGGGACTTGGCGAAGACCACCCCGTACACCTGGCCGTCCGGGGTGAGCAGCGGGCCGCCGCTGTTGCCCTGGCGGACCAGCGAACGGACCGAGTAGACGTCGCGGACCACCTGGCCGCGGTGGTAGATGTCCGGGCCGTTGGCCTGGATCCGGCCGCGGATGCGGGCGGGCTGGACGTTGAAGGCGCCGTTCTCCGGGAACCCGGCCACGATCGCGCTGTCGTTGGTGCGGGCGTCGCCGGCGAAGGTCAGCGGCGGGGCGTTGAGCTTGGGGACGTCCAGCACGGCGATGTCGCGCTGCCAGTCGTAGCGGACCACGGTGGCGTCGTACAGCTGCCCGGCGCCGCCGATCTGCACGGTCGGCTCGTCGACGCCCCCGACCACGTGGGCGTTGGTCATCACCCGGTGCGGGGCGAACACGAAGCCGCTGCCCTCCAGGGTCTTGCCGCAGGCGGTGGCGGTGCCGACCACCTTGACCAGGCTCTGCCGGGCGCGCTGCACCCCCGGGCTGTTGGCCAGCGCCGGGTCCGGGGCCGCGACCTCGGTGATCGGCTCGTGCTCGAACGGGTTGAACACCTGCGGGAAGCCGTTGCGGGCCAGCTCCTTGGAGAAGTCGGAGAACCAGTTCGGCGCGTCCGCGGGCAGCGTCCCCTGGACCCCGCCGAGGATCGCCGAGGTGCGGACCTGCTTGGAGACGGTCGGCAGCGAGGTGCCCGCCAGCGCCGAACCGATCAGCCAGGCCACCAGCAGCATCGAGACGACGTTGACCAGCGAGCCGCCGATCGCGTCCAGGGTCTTCACCCGGCCGCGGCCGATCCGGCCGCGCAGCTTCCAGCCGAAGTGCGTGGTGATCGCCTGCCCGATGGCCGCCAGCACGATCACCACCACCACCGCGACCACCGAGGCCGTCGTGGAACCCGGCCCGATGTGCCGCAGCAGCAGGGGCAGCAGTTGCACCGCGATCAGGCCGCCGCCGAGGAAGCCGATCACGGACAGCACGCCGACCACGAAGCCCTGCCGGTAGCCGGAGACGGCGAAGCCCAGCGCGGCGGCGATCAGCAGCAGATCCAGGACGTTCACCCGGATACCCTCCCACGTCCCGCCGGGCGGGGGACACAGCCGGACCGATCGGGCCCTCCGACATGCGGAGAGTGCCCGCTCCTGCGACGGTCGGACCGTCCGATGATCGACGGGGAGTCCCTGCAGAGCGCGAGGAGCGGCCGTGGCCACCTGGGAGATGCCGATGCCGGCAGCCGAGCCGGAGTTCCTCCCCGCGCTGGACATCCCCGAGCCGGGGAGTCAGCGCCGCTGGACCGTCCTGCTGCGGATGCTGCTGCTCCTCCCCCAGTACATCGTGCTCTGGGTGCTGTCGGTGATCGCCTTCGTGGTGGCGGTGATCGGCTGGTTCGGCGCCCTGTTCACCGGGCGGCTGCCCGACTTCGCGGCCGGCTTCCTGCGCGGGTACCTGGAGTACGACACGCGCGTGTACGCCTACCTGATGCTCACCGTCGACCGGTACCCGCCGTTCAGCTTCGAGGAGCCCGGCCACCCCGTCCGGGTGGAGGTGCGGCCCGGGCCGCTGAACCGGCTCGCGGTGTTCTTCCGCCTGGTGCTGGCCGTCCCCGCGGCGATCGTCCAGAGCGTGCTGAGCGCCGGCTGGTGGGCGGTGTGCTTCATCAGCTGGCTGGTCGTGCTGATCCTCGGCCGGATGCCGCGGCCGCTGTTCGAGGCGACCGCCGCGGTGCTGCGCTACCGGATGCGGTTCCAGGCGTACTTCCTGATGCTCAGCTCCGCGTACCCCAAGCGGATCTTCGGCGACCCGGAGAAGGAGCAGCCGTTCACCTCCGCCACCCGGCCGCTGGTGATGAGCAGCAGCGGCAAGGCTCTGCTGGTGGTGTTCATCGTGCTCGGGGTCGCCGCGACGGTCGCGTCCTCGGTGACCGGGTCGATCGACCACGACGACGACTACGACGACAACCCGACGGTCCGCG from Kitasatospora terrestris includes the following:
- a CDS encoding phage holin family protein, whose amino-acid sequence is MAAGAADPSRSGRPPHEGERSIGELFAAASADLSALVHDEIALAKAEIRADVKRGVSGGVSLTVAGVVALASIPMLSFAAAYGLQALGLTLGWSFLIVGGAYLLLAALLGLLSLRSFKKIQKPERTIAGAQATAEVLKNARPRPATKEEIDRALGRIP
- a CDS encoding MarP family serine protease → MNVLDLLLIAAALGFAVSGYRQGFVVGVLSVIGFLGGGLIAVQLLPLLLRHIGPGSTTASVVAVVVVIVLAAIGQAITTHFGWKLRGRIGRGRVKTLDAIGGSLVNVVSMLLVAWLIGSALAGTSLPTVSKQVRTSAILGGVQGTLPADAPNWFSDFSKELARNGFPQVFNPFEHEPITEVAAPDPALANSPGVQRARQSLVKVVGTATACGKTLEGSGFVFAPHRVMTNAHVVGGVDEPTVQIGGAGQLYDATVVRYDWQRDIAVLDVPKLNAPPLTFAGDARTNDSAIVAGFPENGAFNVQPARIRGRIQANGPDIYHRGQVVRDVYSVRSLVRQGNSGGPLLTPDGQVYGVVFAKSLDSSDTGYVLTSAEVREDVAQGATATSPVDTEGCAL
- a CDS encoding DUF4389 domain-containing protein, which translates into the protein MPMPAAEPEFLPALDIPEPGSQRRWTVLLRMLLLLPQYIVLWVLSVIAFVVAVIGWFGALFTGRLPDFAAGFLRGYLEYDTRVYAYLMLTVDRYPPFSFEEPGHPVRVEVRPGPLNRLAVFFRLVLAVPAAIVQSVLSAGWWAVCFISWLVVLILGRMPRPLFEATAAVLRYRMRFQAYFLMLSSAYPKRIFGDPEKEQPFTSATRPLVMSSSGKALLVVFIVLGVAATVASSVTGSIDHDDDYDDNPTVRVTGPLVPGR
- a CDS encoding alpha/beta hydrolase; this encodes MSLDQKPVEQQPGTSAGTSVEPVAAAPVPAWSVRSPGPWTHRDVAANGARFHIAEVGDGPLVLLVHGWPQYWWAWRHQLTALAEAGYRAVAVDLRGMGGSDRTPRGYDPGNLALDITGVIRSLGERRAHLVGHATGGTLAWVAAVMRPSVIQSLTVVSAAHPRHLRKALLTDRRQMAAFDHVLGFQRPWIPERRLVADDGALVGEYLRAWTGPNALEPDAVTAYRKAIQVPSTAHCSIEPYRWLLRSMARPDGIQFARRMKRPITAPTLHLQGAADPVLLSHTALGADEYVQAPYRWRLMPGVGHFPHEETPDQVTAELLDWIGSHKG
- a CDS encoding metal-dependent hydrolase translates to MMGHSHAVSGAMLYAASAPFLPPLLGIHLQPADILMGTVLCAGAALLPDLDHHDGTIANFLGPVSKVICQFVAWVSGGHRKATHSLLFVALTGVGSWAGITFIGRGFTLGLTFFLLAMAIKALRLHPPGDGPTAWVTVMGMSVLGTAGMNNWMPSAPGWLPYAVALGSLAHLLGDCITKQGAPLLWPHKERYEIVLIKRTGNNVETKILVPVMTIATFVLLWFTAVSPTVLV